agagaccctgtctctaaataaataagtaaataaataataaataaataaataaataaagctatttttctgtataaccaaaatgcaattaGCAAAATTTAGGTCACTTTTATCCTGCAGGACAAGGAGgtcctgccatgatgggctgaaCTGCTACCCAAGAGCCTTTCAGGAAGTTTGAACACAAATGTTTAGGATTAGCTACATAGATGGTGATATGTCAATATTGAATGTTACTGGAGGATATTTAAAAATGACACAATACCCAAAAGGATTTCTACATCACTAAGTTTAAAAACAtgttcaggctggagagatggctcagtggttaaaaacactggctgttcttccagaggatcagtgttcagttcccagcaaacacatggcaATTTGCAACCACCTATAACTCACGTTCCAGAGGATTcagctttctcctcctgcctcctcaggcaccaaggCGCACAAGtgacaaacagacatacatgcagatgaaattctcatacacatacaataaaattataataacttTTCAAATACATCTGTCTAGAGGGCTGGGGTAGAGTGTCGTTCagttggtagaacacttgccgAACATTCGTGAAgccctgactttgatccccaaCATTGCatcaactgggcatggtggtgcacgtttatgaccccagcactcaggaggtaaaggcatgaggctcaggagttcaaggtcaccttggctgcattgtgagttcaaggcctggagtacaggagatcctgtctcaaatgctGTTCTTGCTTAaaaatggcattttttaaaaaatcatgtttgCACACTAGGGAAGTCTGGAAGGATATAAGGCAAAATGCTGGTGACACTTGGTCTTGGGTGAGCGTTTGTCAATGAACTCAGAAGACAGGCTCTGGATCAGTTCACAGGTCATGGCCCCTCTGCTTGCACTTGGGTTTTTCGGGCTTGTATTGTACCCCAGGCAGCAAGCCAGAGAGCAAGCACCTGACTCcagtgggctgctgtggagaGCTGTCGACCCTTGAGGCTTAATTTTTCCCTTCTAGAAAATTGCCATTGGCCCACGGTTCCTGACGCCGTGGCTGGGTTGCTCTTTCGTGGCATGAACTGGGCAGACCTGGTTTCCTCCAGAAGACTGACACGTGTTCTTCCCGCTCACCCTTAGACCATCATCTGCCAACAGCATAAGCAGCAGTACATCTTCAAATCACAGCGGCTACACTCCGGAGCCCCCTCTGCCCCCAGCTGGAGGTGACCTTGCCAGCCGACTGTCCAGTGATGAAGGGGAGATGGACGGAGCCGACGAAGCCGAGAAGTTAGACTGTCAGTTCTCCACACACCACCCCAGACCTCTTGCGGTAGGCCTCTGTCCCTTCCCTGGTGTGTCTCCCGAGTAGAGTGTCATCAGAGATGGTCGTGAGTGCTGAAGGACAGGGAGGGACTCCCCACTGGCTCTAATCCTTTAAGAATGCTTGAAAAATGGTGTCTGTGTAAGTGCCCTGGTAACCAACCTGACTCTGCACATCTGCAAACAGAGCCTCCGGTCAGGAGTTAGCCAGACGCACCTGCCCTGGAAGCGGTCTTAGCAGCAACTCGGGTTCAGCTTCCGTCGTTCTCCCGAGGGCTCTTTGTTTGGCAGCAGATCTGGTGGGAGGGCGTGTTTCACGCCAGCCTGGCTGCTCACTAACAGTTCAGATGGCCATTGACGTCAGAAGGGGAAGTCAAGGCATCGCTGGAAGCTTGTTCACGTTGGCCTTACCACCCTCAGAGAAAGGTGTGACAACCACAGACCCCAACGCTGGGGCCCTGGGAATACGATCTCCATTGTGGTTTGTTCTGGTACTTGCCTGAGCCTGAAGGATTGATTAGCTCTGATTGACTCTAATCTCATCCTGCCGGAAGACAAGGCTAGTCTCTTCTCCTCCGTGTATACCACTCCCCCTTTTTGGAGATGATGGTGACCTATGGCTCACCTATAACCTGGGACTTTGCCAGTACAGAACTAGCGAGGAATCAGTTGTAATGATTTTGCCTGCAGTTGTGAAAAACCCGGTGCCTCCATATTCATACAGAGACCATTTCATTATCTCACATGGCAAGAAGTCTAGAGGAAGGTGCCCGTACAACCTTGGTTTAACCTCTCTACCTACTATGTCCATAAATATTTTTGCTGTTCACATTTTAATACACCCACCACAGCTCCAGTGTCACATCTGTACCAGGGGCATtctaaacaggaagaaaggggacaCACTGGAAAAGGGGTCTTCTAAGATGCtatgttttcttcatctacaaaacAAGAGCTGCCCATGAAACCCTAGCAGACGGCTGCACCAGCAGTtggcagagaaggaaaggagtgTGGCTGAGCTGGGCCTCATTCCCAGGTCTGGGAGGAGACACATCTTCTCTGTTACTGCTGCACATAAGATGTGGAGTCAGAAGTGGGGCTGTGTGAGCAGCCAGACAGGCCCGATGAGGCAGGACACTGCAgatgaggacagcagcagcaaggTCTGCCCCAGTGAAGACACACAGGGCCAGCTTCCCTCCGTGTCTGGCCTGCGTCTAAGTGCTGTTAGATACACTGGTAGCCAAAACCAAAGGGGCCTCCGGCTTCCAGCTCTGGAGAACATAAGACATCTGTCCACAGGGCTGCTGTAGAAGATTAGCCCCATTCACAGGGCATTCATAGGCCCTTAATGTTTTGCTGATTAAAATGGAAAAACCAtgggtttgtttctttgctttgtcctttttttttctcatggccAACTGACacattaaatcattttttttttttttttttgtaataaaccCTTGCTCGATGTGTCCTTAGCAACTGGCATGAGAGAGAAGGTATGGCCACACCAGGAACAGCTCCCTCGCAGATGTGGAGGCCAGCTTCTGTACTGAAGAATTACCATGTATGGTTTCCTCATTGGTCAGTAAGAAGTTGTTGTAGTCAGTAATTTGCAGTATCAGATTTTGTGGGTAGCAAGGTTTTAATACTCCCATCCCCAACTGGAGCAGAAACAGAACCAAGGGAAGACCTTGCAGCTCCTCCTGAGAAGGGTTCCAGAGGTTGGTTCCAGGATGCGTTTGTGGAACGGGGGCCAGTCCAGCACTGAGTCTGGGCTTGTGTCCAGGGAGCTGCTAGAGGCCTGGGGGATGGGTAAGGTGCCATATGAATTATAGTCATTTGCAGGCTTCTCTGAGCTCTGGACCCAGCAAATGTCCCCTTCCCAGAGGCTGCTCCTTACATTTCTGTCCACTGCCATCCTACCTTATGATCAATGTTTACTAAATCCCTGATATTAGTGAGTTTTAAATgcagtaatttattttaaacatttctgtgGAAACTTTTCTCCCCAatccactttaaaaattaaaaaaaaaaatttttttttagatgctctcactgtgtagctcaggctgcctttgaactattaatctttctacctcagcttcctgaatccTTTTTTTTATTCCTAATCTCAATGATCCTTATAccgaggaggaagagaatgaagtCCCCACACTTTAAACTTTGATAGCCATCACATGTAATTATGACTAAGACATGTGTCTAAGTGAAATGTAGTGTGATATATAGCAGATGCGTCATGTGTCCACAGTGGGAGGTGCAGTTAGTCAGATGAGGCCATTGTTGGTAAGAATTATACATTAGGCATCCAAGGGTAGGTAAGATCATAATTGCCAAAGAGGGAAACAGCAGGCAGAGGGGACTGGGTAAGAGCTGATAAGGAGTGCAgatgtggcagaggcaggtggatcactgtgagttcaaggccagcatggtctacacggTGAgcttcaggacaaccagggtaaGACctcctcaaaacaacaacaacgaaagtgttttaggggctggaaagatagctcagcggttaagagcattggttgcacTCCCAGAGGAGGTTTGATTCCCatccccacatggcagctcacaactgtctgtaactccagacctgacaccctcacacagacatacatgcaggcaaaacactaaagcacataaaataaataaatagtgtggATGTGTTGGGATTGGCATGGAAAGGCAACTCCTGGGGGAAGGAAGTGGTTCTGTGGATCAGACGGGAAGAGACATCCGTTTTCCTTCCTGGGATGGAGGCAGGGAGCACCAGGTTCCTAGAGAGAGCGGGTGGCATGGTGAGTGGATGGAGCTGCAAAGTCTCTCTGGATGTagttgttctcttgttttctatccTGAAATACTGGCTCCCTCTCAGAAGGAAAGAGTGTGGCTCTTCACACCACAGGAAACTGGATGGCGCAGTCACTGCCTTAAATGTGAGGTTCTGCTGAGAATCCAGGGCTCAAACTACAGCATCATAGAAACATTTTTGGCTTCGGTACcagttgcttatttttattttgagtaaaattgtacccctgtgtgtttttatgcaaatgttatttttctctgtgtgctttataTTAGCTTATTAACCTgtaatcaaaattaaaatgtttttccccTCATAGTTCTGCTCGTTTGGGAGCCGCCTCATGGGACGAGGGTTCTACGTATTTGACAGACGATGGGATCGTTTTCGGCTCGCACTGAACTCCATGGTAGAGAAACACTTGAATTCACAGATGTGGAAGTAAGTGAGCACTTCCTTTGTGATGAAAGTTGAGAGTTGCCCTACCTGAGCCCTGGCCCTGTAGACAAGCTTCAGCATTTGGCTTGCCGTAGACCAAAATGAACCCGAATCAGGATTCCTGATTGATTCTGAATGTCAGTTCGAATTAACAACTTTTTAGAATACCTATAATGTGCTGTTTGCTTTATCTTCTTGGGAGATGGTTGTTGTGTTGGTAGCCTTCTCAACCAAATGCAAAGGATCTTAGGTAAGATCTTGTTTATTCTGTAGGATTATAGGcctttgctggttttttttttgttttgttttgtttttttgtttttaatcactacTCAGATTGTTTAAAGGTGTTAAGAATGTGCTTCTGTTTGTGATGTTAATGGTCCAGGAGTAATAGCAAAATTCCATAATGGTTACAAACCATTTTCTAGCTAGTTGCTGTCCTCATTAGAAACTATATACAGTTGCCCAAAGGGCAGATTCTGAACAGTGTTGTGACGCTGGTTAAGTTTATCCTTGGCCCTTCCCGTCTCCCTAGGGCCCTCCCtcacctcttctctttctctaacCTCCAGCTTATTATCCATTGTTTACGACATTTCCCAGTGCACCTGCACTTTACAGGAGACTTAATGAGAGGGGAGGACCCTAGAATGCTCTTCAAAAGGAACAGTAGGGCCTGGACCCTCTCGACCATGGCCAACCTTGGAGTGTCCCTACCCCATGCTCCTCCTAAAGGAGCTTAGGCATGTACTCCACTAGAGGGATGGATCATGTCAGACTAGGGCCCCAGAACAGTTGAGACCCTGAGCCTGTGCAGTGAGGCCCAGGAGAGGCCACGGGCATCCTGAGAAACAAAGGAAATGCACCTACAGCCTGCTCCTCTTCCAAGGCATCTCTGTCACCTCAGCCCACATAGACCTGAGCCCCCCCTTGTTTCTCACAGGGGACTCACAGGGGACTTAGGACAGATGTTGCTATATTAACTAGGAAAGGGCCACAAGAGAAGCTTATCATGTCTTCCCATGTGAGTGACTACCCTGCTTGTCTACAGGGCATCATTAGTTTCTGTttgtatgcatttaaaaaatctaaaaagtctTGCACAGGGATTATGTAGTTCGTGGTTATTTGATGACCTGGCCCTCTGCATTAGCTTCCAAATATGGCAGTCAGCCCTGGTGATTCCCCCAGCTCTCTGGTCTCCTGTGTTATAGAAGTGTGAATCCCTGGCACGTGGAAGGAATGTGATGATCTGTATTTCGCTCGCTGGTGTACTGTCAGCTCAAGCTCCATATTCCTTTCCTCCTCAGGCACAGAAGCCCGAGCCACAGGGCATCAGGTCCCTCCCCTCTGTTCAGGACTTGCCTAACCAATCTGCTGTCACTGAGCAACATTGGGGCTGCCTGGGTGTCAACTCTGGAGAGCGTAGCACCCCGCTGCCCTCTCAGCCTCGCTGCCCAAACTCCAGGCCCTGACGGGCCCGAACCTGGAGGGATGGCAGCCGATGGGGGCATGGAAGACATTAGGAAGAAAAGGAACGGCCAagactcttttttctttaacaagcatTTAACTCTGCATCAGGAGACGCCAACACAGTATTCTCTTTCAGCCAGGTCAGCATCTGGATCTCCACGCCAGCTGGCAGGGGAGGATGGGAGCTGTCAGGAATTCATTCACATCTCTGGGCTTTTATACGGGACTTCCTGTAGGCCAGTGTGCAAAGTCTGAGTCAGGCGGCCCATCAAAGGGGAAACCTGCTGCCGTTGGGCACCTAGGAAACACCAAAACCGGTTAGCACCGGAAAGGCTTGCAGGGACAGCCTTGCCTCCCACTtctggagagaagaagaaagaagggtctAGAAAATATACCAGAAGTAGCAGCCATTGCAATCTTGAGCAGGGGCAAAGTAAGATTTAGAACTTCAATTCTGCCTGTCTGCACAATTTGAAGTATGTATACTGTTTAATGAGAAAAACATGAATTTGGACATTAAGATGTATCTCATTCAAGGTCCCGaagtgagcccccccccccttaagtGAATGAACTATCTGGTACTTGTAAATTACCCTTATTACAAGTCTTAGTCAAACTTCTACcactctgtctgtttctctgaatTTAGCTGGTGAgaacgtgggggggggggcacctgcAGCACCACAGTAGGGTAACAAAGACAGCAAGAAATTTGCTAGTGCCTCCAAGAATGTGCTCTCGCCCCAGCAGGAAAGGGTTATGCAGTGCCAGACAGTTCTAAGGATGTGTGCAGACCTCCATGGTCTGCCTCCGTGGGAATCCCTGCCCAGCATGCATAGTCCCCGACAATGCAGTTGTGTTGCTGTTGAGATCACCTGCTTTCCCATTCACCGCCccttcatccatctgtccatacactcattcattcattgcaGCCAGTATCTATCTGTGCAGCATCTTGTTTAGTGCTGACAAGAGCTCTGATGTCCCACgggctggagaggaaggaaggtctTAGACACCATCATGGCCACTGTGGGCTGGCAGCACTTTTCTGTGTGAACTCCTTGGCCTGGCGGTTTCAAATCACTGAGCTTCTGTACTCAAGGATGCGGCTGGATTCCACCCTAGCGATGGAAGCTGCGGGCTCTACCGCAAGTGGCAGACCAGTGCTCTTCAGAATGCAGAGAGGGTTGCTTCTGGGCTGGAGAAGCCCTGCAGAGCAGAAGGGATGGCGggaggcctgcctgccttctgcttcAAGTTTACCTCCTGAGAGAAGGAGCTTACCTCAGAGAAGGAAAGCTCCTGAAAACACACTGGAGAACAAGCAGAGAGCCCTGcaaaataagaaagcattttctGGCTCCTAACGTcactcatttcttttaaaatcaggaGCAGGCTGTGATCCCATAGGTGCTGTACCCCCCTCCTCCCGGTCCCAAGAGTAGCGGCAGCGTGGATCTAAGCCATAAGATGGAAACAGAGCCATATACTACAGAAGTCAAAAGGCAGAGGGTTTTATGGACAGATGCTTCACATACGTATAATCCCACACttacaaggctgaggcaggaagaccacaaaTTCAAGACTaactggggctacatagtgagactctgtctaaaaaaaagtaTGCAGAGGCCTTAAGAATGATACCCTGCCTGGTGCCGGCATTGGCCCACAGACTTTGCCCTCAGGTACCATCCCCCGTCAGTTCCAGGGAAGCAGCCCCTGTTCACATGCTGGGCTTTTGCCCGTATCCCTCACCTAAATGCCTGGTCCCCTCTGGACGCATGGGTCCAGGACTGTCACCTTTCCCCTGCCCAGGAACAGGAGGGACTTGTTGAAAGGCAGCTCTGTGCCAACCCCACTGAAGtagagtgagggagagagcaaCTTGATGTCACTTTCCATGGCGACCGCAGTCCAGCGGCCACGAGCTAATGTGGAAATGCCTCTCTACAGAGCAGCCGGAGGCATGAGGTAGCAAACACAAGAGGATGCTGACAAGTGGGGAGATGGCTTTTTTCAAAATATCTCCAGCCAAAAGTTGCATGGGAAAGAGTAATAAAGAGGTCGCCATGAGCAGAAGGGACATAGCCAGGTGGCCAAGGCCTGTTCTCCTCATTGAAAACCACAGTCATCACTGCCAGcagtgggggaggtgggggaggccgCTCAGGGTGTTCATAGTCTGAATAGCATCTGCCTTTCACTCAGGACCCCACATCAGCCAGTCTTCAGTCGCTCAGCGTAGAGAAGAGGCTCTGAGGTGTGAAGACAGATGCTGATGTCGCTTTAGTGGGCAGCGTAGGAAAGGGCCATCCTTCAGACCTCACCATCCTCCAAGGCTTCATTCTCCATAGTCTGGTCCTCCCGGGTGTCCTCTGTAGCCCTGCCGATCAAATCTCAGCCGGCCTCCTGGGCGATGCCGACCCAGCgtctcactgtctctctttgGCTCTTCTCTCGTGTTTAGGAAGATCCCTCCTGCGGCAGATAGCCCCATGCCCTCGCCAGCAGCCCACATCAGCCCTGTTCCAGCATCCGTTTTACAGCCTTTCAGCAACCCCAGTGCTGTGTACCTTCCTTCAGCTCCCATCAGCTCGAGACTCACCTCTTCTTACATAATGACATCAGCCATGCTCTCAGACGCAGCTTTCGTGGCATCGCCGGACCCACGTGTCCTCATGTCCCACACCACAGCTTTCCCCCATGTGGCTGCAACCCTCAGCATCATGGACTCAACCTTCAAGGCCCCATCCGCTGTGTCCCCGGTACCAGCTGCCATTCCTTCCCCATCCCACAAGCcatccaaaaccaaaaccagcaaATCCTCAAAAGTCAAAGACCTATCAGCTCGTAGCGACGAATCTCCAAGTAACAAAAAGAGGAAGCCGCAGTCTTCgacttcctcctccttgtccttgcAGGCTTCCTTCTCGTCTCCGTTGTCAGGGCCCCACAAAAAGAACTGCGTTCTGAATGCCAGTTCCTCCTTGAACTCCTATCAGGCAGCCCCTCCCTATAACAGTCTGTCTGTGCACAACTCAAATAACGGGGTGAGCCCTCTCAGTGCCAAGCTGGAGCCCTCAGGACGGACCTCGCTGCCCAGCAGCCCCATGGACATAGTGAGACAGGTGGGCGCTGTGGGTGGCAGCAGTGGCCCCTGTCCCCTCTCCGTGCCCTCCCTTGCACTCCACGCAGGGGACCTCTCTCTGGCCTCACACAATGCTGTGTCTTCTCTGCCCCTCTCTTTTGAcaaatcagaaggaaaaaagcGTAAGAATTCAAGTCCTAGTAGCAAAGCCTGTAAGATCACTAAAATGCCTGGTATGAATAGTGTTCACAAAAAGAACCCACCCAGCCTTCTTGCACCGGTGCCCGATCCCGTTAACAGCACCTCCTCTCGGCAGGTAAGGGAGCTCCTGGCACTGCCTTCATCGGctctggggggcagggggagctgGGCAGCGCCCCTGCTTGGCCAGGTGGCTCAAGCAGGTAACATAAGCATGGCTCCTTTTCCCAGGTTCCCCATAGGCAATGCTCACCCTCTGCTCTGAGAGTTCTTGGTTAGACCCTCACTTTGCTGTCCCTATGATAAACACTTTACAGTAATCACTTCCTTTAGTCCTCATACCAACTCAGCACGGGGGTTACAAAAGGTCATCACTTTACAGATGGGTAAAAACTGGGGCACAAAGAGGCTTTGAGTCTCccccttccttttgtttgtttcatagcCTGAGGTTCTGAGGACTACTTCATTAAAGACTTTTGTTGCTAAGAAGTTTGATCTGATCTGTTGGATCCCCTCAGGATGAGCCTGAGGCCCAGGCTGGTTAAGTGATGTCAGGTTCCACCTGGAGAGTGGCAGCCTGAGCACCCAGCTTCCAGGTGATTGTCCTCACTTGATCAAGCTGCCTCAGCCCCCTCCCTTCCTAAAGCGAAACTGTCCCTTTCACCCAGAAGCAAAAAGAGCACTCAGTGCCAGGTTACCCACAGGAGTGTGCATTGTAGGGAAAGTGGGAGATGTGGATGGCCAACGAATAGCTGGATCTTTCCTTGGACTCGGTTCCCATCCCCTAAATCCAGGCCGTCTCCTCCAACTGGGAGAACTACTGATGACAGCCGTCTCCTACTCTGGGCGCACTGGATGGGAGCTCAGAGCCGGAGGGAAGGACCCAGGTTCCTCAGCCTGCTCCGAGTGGGCTTTGAGAGCCGCCCTTCTAGAAGGGTAGCCCAGGTTTATCACCATGGAGCTAATCGATCAGACCCTAAGGCTAGCCCCCTTTAGGGATGGGAACTTAGGAGAGATAGGATATGCattaatgcagtggttctcaaccttcctaatgctgctctactctttaatacagttcatcatgttgtggtgacccctaactacagcattatttttgttgctattcataactataattttactacttttatggctcataatgtaaatatctgatgtgcaggatatctgatgtgtgacccctgtgaaagggttgttggaCACCccaggggtcaagacccacaggttgagaaccactgctttaatgTTTTGTGTCACCATATATGACACTTAGCCATAAGTGGgggacacacaagcacacacatgagcaaAGGCCAGACAGCTGCAGCCTTGGCCAAGGGGAGACATGGGTCCTCCAGTGTCACATATAGCTGGCCCTCCAGCTCCTACCCGGAGACCAGACTGCTAGCCAGTATCTTCTGTAGACTCAGAAGGAGGTACACACAGCTTCTTATACTGGAATGTATACCCACAGATACACTGGGGGTCTGTGAAAAGGCAGACTGAGGGGGAGCAGACTGGGAGTAAGACCATGGAGTCGATGTTTCCAACAGTGGCTAGACAGGGCCACTCCACTGGCCTGCTGACCTCCCCTGCTGTACCATAGTCATATTGCTTTCCTCATTTTAGATAAAGTTCTACTGGATGACTGCATGTAACTGATGGTCCCTGTCCCCGAAACACTTAAGATCCAGGAACTCAATACCTAACCTGTTATTAACCCATTTTATACATGAGCCAAACAAGGCATAGGAAGGTTACATGAGTTTCCCATAATCACACAGCAAGTGAATAGTGGGGcagggattcaaacccaggagTTGGCTCTGGGCTCTTGGCCCTTCCTGTCAAGTCTGAAGTGCCTGTGTGTTGAGTGCTGGCCGGCTGGCTTTCAGACTGTCTGAAATGCTTAGTCAGCGTGGTGAGTCAGCCGAACTGGCAGCAGAAGAGCAGATAAGCCTCCCCTGAGAGTGCTCACCAGGAGTCTTGACAGTGGCCTGCAGGCCAGGCTGCACCCAACCCCCAGCACAGTAATAAATAGCTCAGTGCTTATCACCAGGCAGCTGAGGAAAGGCATGGCTGGAGCCATCACTGGGCATTTCCAAGATTAGGAAAAGGAAAGGCCTTTGGCAACTGTGCTGGTTCTGTGAGAACACAGAGAGGAAAGCTAAGTTGAGAGCCCGGTATGGTGGCCCAtgtgtcatcccagcactgggaagatggaggcaggagggtcatcctcagcaacaaagtgaattccaggccagccagggctacatgagaccctgtctcaaaaagaaattcaaaatgaaacTGTGTGTGCCTTGCAGAGAACTTGCAGCTTCTCCTAATTGTATCTGGGAAGTAAAAGGCCAAAAATTTCCACCAAGGTATTCAACTGGACACAAAACAGTACTGTGAGTGAAAGGCATTTGCCTATGTGCCAAGGGGGAAACGAAGACAGTAGAGGAGCCGTTTAGAGGCTGGGGGCAAGGGCCGCCTTTGCAAATGAGCTGGAACCATGTAACCGGAGCCTGGCATCAGCTCTCCTCGGAGCCCACCTCACCAGGGGCCAAGGACTGTACCACAGAGAGGTCATATGTGTCTCCAGGTCAGAGACCCTGCCAAGCAAGGCAAAGtaccctcccccttccctgcaCATGCAAGGGCAGCCCAACCTGATAACtagttttctgaagaaaaagaggCTGAGTGCTGGCCGTCTTAGCCAGACAGATGCGCTACTTTATCCACAGCACACCTGAGGAGCCAGGGCTAGGAGTAGGGTGGGCCTGCACTGTGGGCTCTTGAGCTACAGAGTGGCAGGCTCTTCCTCCCGCAGTAGGCACCTCTGAGGAGTGGAATTAAGAGCTCCCACCACTGTTTGCCCCCCCACCCAGGGACATTCCCAAAGTCCCCATAAACTGTTGTCCCTTTTCCTGCCATTAAGTCGGAAGCATCCACTCTGAGTAATCAAGGGAGGAAGGCATGTAGCACTGCCCTGCTCCTCTGCCCTGACAACATATGGCGTCAGAGGGTCTTTCCCAAGTTGCCTCAGTGTCTGAATGGGGGTTCATGGTGTCTTTCAGGTTGGAAAAAATAGCAGCCTAGCTTTGTCACAATCCAGTCCTTCAAGCATATCCAGCCCAGGACACAACCGACAGGTAAGTTTCTAGGAGTGGGGGGAACCACATAGAGCCAACATCAGGCCAGTCAGAACGTGCACTGGGGTCGGAGCCTACTTCAAGTCTCACCTCCAGCAGAGCAGATAACCTGGCTCCAAACATGGACCTTCTAGTTATTGGATATGGGTCCTTGAAATTTTACTTCTCTTCTTCCATATCTTCCTCTATAAAATGGGGGTCATGATGGTCCCTAAGGTCCTATGACCTATGTGAGGATTAAATTAGTTTATTCATGTAAACTCTCTAGCACATAGCAAAGTTAAGGGTTAGCTATTATGATTTTTATGACCAGCTCTGTGATGTCTGCAAATTGGTTCAATAGGTGTCCATTTTCGGTTTGTTATCTGACACATTGATACCACCTCCTAAGGGCATCATGACAGTGAAATAAGTTAGCAGAAGGGCGTTGCTCGTGTTGGCCACTGCCTTCTCCAAGACCCCGGTGAACTGAAGCTACCACTCAGTGTGTGCTTTCACAGTGGGAACATTCAGAAAGACTTTCAGTGATTTTGATTAGCTTGGAGGAGTAAGAGTAATCAATGTGTAAGCCCAGAGATGAGTGACTATCTCCAAAGGAGTGTGTGCGCGTGCTTGAGGAAAAGGTGGGGAGGCAATTGTGCCTcttagagtgagtagaaaatacAAGCAGCAGGTAGAGACTTGTGAGGGACAAGGTTGTACTCAGCTGTTAAGTGAAGATGGCCACACTGAAATTAGTCATGTGCACCCCAAATCTCCAAAACCTCTTGGTTTAACCCAGGGCTATATGCCTTCATTAGGTAACTAATTGTGTCATTTATGTTACATAGGGGGGAAAATAAccaataaaaatgagaataaaagaaaaaaccatgTAGCTATCCAGCCCTTTATCCAGGAGAGGTCCTACAAAGCCCCTTGCACTTGTCCCCATgttcctctccag
Above is a genomic segment from Peromyscus leucopus breed LL Stock chromosome 14, UCI_PerLeu_2.1, whole genome shotgun sequence containing:
- the Atxn7l1 gene encoding ataxin-7-like protein 1 isoform X9; the encoded protein is MCRPPPSPASPASSSRTSLAQAKTKACFRGHNAVSSTPKPFKTPKDNLLTSSSKQHTVFSAKGPRDKPCVPVPVVSLEKIPNLVKADGANVKMNSTTTTAATSSSAAVSTPPLIKSSLMSKSVPPSPEKILNGKGTLSATTDKKHQNGTKNSNKPYRRLSEREFDPNKHCGVLDPETKKPCTRSLTCKTHSLSHRRAVPGRKKQFDLLLAEHKAKSREKEVKEHLLTSAREILPNPPGPVPDALQGSSSSTVAEPKVPSPPKSRPLNSVLPRPSSANSISSSTSSNHSGYTPEPPLPPAGGDLASRLSSDEGEMDGADEAEKLDCQFSTHHPRPLAFCSFGSRLMGRGFYVFDRRWDRFRLALNSMVEKHLNSQMWKKIPPAADSPMPSPAAHISPVPASVLQPFSNPSAVYLPSAPISSRLTSSYIMTSAMLSDAAFVASPDPRVLMSHTTAFPHVAATLSIMDSTFKAPSAVSPVPAAIPSPSHKPSKTKTSKSSKVKDLSARSDESPSNKKRKPQSSTSSSLSLQASFSSPLSGPHKKNCVLNASSSLNSYQAAPPYNSLSVHNSNNGVSPLSAKLEPSGRTSLPSSPMDIVRQVGAVGGSSGPCPLSVPSLALHAGDLSLASHNAVSSLPLSFDKSEGKKRKNSSPSSKACKITKMPGMNSVHKKNPPSLLAPVPDPVNSTSSRQVRELLALPSSALGGRGSWAAPLLGQVAQAGNISMAPFPRFPIGNAHPLL
- the Atxn7l1 gene encoding ataxin-7-like protein 1 isoform X2 codes for the protein MQRAKLWVLQRRLPERPPLLLLGVAPVAGLLAGQGGGAQHPGSRRPCPAERARLSASAPLCAPPARLRALPGPAHSAPLWRPQRPRAAQQGRAGPSAPRLLPPPPPSSPSQSTQCRNVPKMTSERSRIPCLSAAAAEGTGKKQQEGTAMATLHRKVPSPEAFLGKPWSSWIDAAKLHCSDNVDLEEAGKEGGKSREVMRLNKEDMHLFGHYPAHDDFYLVVCSACNQVVKPQVFQSHCERRHSSMCRPPPSPASPASSSRTSLAQAKTKACFRGHNAVSSTPKPFKTPKDNLLTSSSKQHTVFSAKGPRDKPCVPVPVVSLEKIPNLVKADGANVKMNSTTTTAATSSSAAVSTPPLIKSSLMSKSVPPSPEKILNGKGTLSATTDKKHQNGTKNSNKPYRRLSEREFDPNKHCGVLDPETKKPCTRSLTCKTHSLSHRRAVPGRKKQFDLLLAEHKAKSREKEVKEHLLTSAREILPNPPGPVPDALQGSSSSTVAEPKVPSPPKSRPLNSVLPRPSSANSISSSTSSNHSGYTPEPPLPPAGGDLASRLSSDEGEMDGADEAEKLDCQFSTHHPRPLAFCSFGSRLMGRGFYVFDRRWDRFRLALNSMVEKHLNSQMWKHRSPSHRASGPSPLFRTCLTNLLSLSNIGAAWVSTLESVAPRCPLSLAAQTPGPDGPEPGGMAADGGMEDIRKKRNGQDSFFFNKHLTLHQETPTQYSLSARKIPPAADSPMPSPAAHISPVPASVLQPFSNPSAVYLPSAPISSRLTSSYIMTSAMLSDAAFVASPDPRVLMSHTTAFPHVAATLSIMDSTFKAPSAVSPVPAAIPSPSHKPSKTKTSKSSKVKDLSARSDESPSNKKRKPQSSTSSSLSLQASFSSPLSGPHKKNCVLNASSSLNSYQAAPPYNSLSVHNSNNGVSPLSAKLEPSGRTSLPSSPMDIVRQVGAVGGSSGPCPLSVPSLALHAGDLSLASHNAVSSLPLSFDKSEGKKRKNSSPSSKACKITKMPGMNSVHKKNPPSLLAPVPDPVNSTSSRQVGKNSSLALSQSSPSSISSPGHNRQKNTSRMGRIRTLP